A single genomic interval of Xiphophorus couchianus chromosome 2, X_couchianus-1.0, whole genome shotgun sequence harbors:
- the LOC114137500 gene encoding class E basic helix-loop-helix protein 22-like isoform X2, with the protein MPKNRNQNRKQPDLELTHFLRHPPVPPPHPQPTSPCPSPPTLPNVPSYPRLLPIASPPRPISGLANPAFFIEEDSDGPAEPSLSLRPAVSVEDVDQEGGAAGGGRGGGGAAGGAGGGGDESSSLALDPKLSTLTVPVAPAGGRQSRGDKDGGRKRPTVWTKTNLQVQSEDDDEEVSIPVRAWPSESSLPSANGM; encoded by the exons ATGCCtaagaaccggaaccagaacagGAAGCAGCCGGACTTAGAACTCACCCACTTCCTGCGGCACCCCCCGGTTccccctcctcatcctcagccGACCTCCCCCTGTCCCTCCCCCCCCACCCTGCCCAACGTGCCGTCCTACCCCCGCCTGCTGCCCATCGCCAGCCCACCGCGCCCGATCTCCGGCCTCGCTAACCCCGCCTTCTTCATCGAGGAAGACTCAGACGGTCCTGCAG AGCCGAGCCTCAGCCTCCGGCCCGCGGTGAGCGTGGAGGATGTCGACCAGGagggaggagcagcaggaggaggaagaggaggaggaggagcagcaggaggtgcaggaggaggaggtgatgaGAGCAGCAGCCTGGCCCTGGACCCAAAGCTCAGCACCCTGACGGTCCCCGTGGCCCCGGCAGGAGGCCGCCAGAG TAGAGGAGATAAAGA CGGTGGGAGGAAACGCCCGACCGTCTGGACCAAGAC AAACCTGCAGGTCCAGAGcgaagatgatgatgaagaagtCAGCATACCGGTCCGAGCCTGGCCCAGTGAGTCCAGTCTGCCCAGCGCCAACGGCATGTAA
- the LOC114137500 gene encoding class E basic helix-loop-helix protein 22-like isoform X1: protein MPKNRNQNRKQPDLELTHFLRHPPVPPPHPQPTSPCPSPPTLPNVPSYPRLLPIASPPRPISGLANPAFFIEEDSDGPAEPSLSLRPAVSVEDVDQEGGAAGGGRGGGGAAGGAGGGGDESSSLALDPKLSTLTVPVAPAGGRQSRGDKDGGRKRPTVWTKTRNLQVQSEDDDEEVSIPVRAWPSESSLPSANGM from the exons ATGCCtaagaaccggaaccagaacagGAAGCAGCCGGACTTAGAACTCACCCACTTCCTGCGGCACCCCCCGGTTccccctcctcatcctcagccGACCTCCCCCTGTCCCTCCCCCCCCACCCTGCCCAACGTGCCGTCCTACCCCCGCCTGCTGCCCATCGCCAGCCCACCGCGCCCGATCTCCGGCCTCGCTAACCCCGCCTTCTTCATCGAGGAAGACTCAGACGGTCCTGCAG AGCCGAGCCTCAGCCTCCGGCCCGCGGTGAGCGTGGAGGATGTCGACCAGGagggaggagcagcaggaggaggaagaggaggaggaggagcagcaggaggtgcaggaggaggaggtgatgaGAGCAGCAGCCTGGCCCTGGACCCAAAGCTCAGCACCCTGACGGTCCCCGTGGCCCCGGCAGGAGGCCGCCAGAG TAGAGGAGATAAAGA CGGTGGGAGGAAACGCCCGACCGTCTGGACCAAGAC CAGAAACCTGCAGGTCCAGAGcgaagatgatgatgaagaagtCAGCATACCGGTCCGAGCCTGGCCCAGTGAGTCCAGTCTGCCCAGCGCCAACGGCATGTAA